In one window of Trichoderma breve strain T069 chromosome 7 map unlocalized scaffold00008, whole genome shotgun sequence DNA:
- a CDS encoding alcohol dehydrogenase groES-like domain-containing protein translates to MSSQVTFDVYRGAEGDTPVRKTVNRTLRPNDVFIEMTHSGVCGTDLHFRHADITLGHEGIGRVKELGPNVTGFKVGDVVGFGYIRQVCGNCMECLTGWDQYCANAVAYGNADTDTGSFSHGAVVDARCVFQIPDEIDPADAAPLMCGGATVWTVLDQYGIKPTDRVAVMGIGGLGHIAIKMAAAMGCHVVVLSSSESKREEAMKYGAKEFHVFRQGEKFEGKMEPINHLLLCGSAQVDYEALVPLMAPNSSIYPLTVDFNPSKITMFYVALKGIRIQGSVVVSTSEMRKMLKFCARHKITPQIEKFPLNETGMSDAMRRLTEGNVRYRAVLVAQN, encoded by the exons ATGAGCAGCCAAGTTACCTTTGACGTCTACCGCGGAGCTGAGGGCGATACCCCCGTTCGCAAGACTGTTAACAGAACACTCCGCCCCAACGATGTCTTCATCGAGATGACACACTCCGGTGTTTGCGGCACAGACCTTCACTTCAGACACGCCGATATCACTCTTGGACACGAGGGTATCGGAAGAGTCAAGGAGCTCGGCCCCAATGTCACCGGCTTCAAGGTTGGCGATGTCGTTGGATTTGGATACATCCGCCAAGTTTGCGGTAACTGCATGGAGTGCCTGACTG GCTGGGACCAGTACTGCGCCAACGCCGTCGCTTACGGCAACGCTGATACCGACACCGGCAGCTTCTCACACGGCGCTGTTGTTGACGCCCGATGCGTCTTCCAGATCCCCGACGAAATCGACCCCGCTGATGCTGCTCCCCTGATGTGCGGCGGTGCTACTGTTTGGACTGTTCTCGACCAATATGGCATCAAGCCCACTGACCGAGTTGCCGTTATGGGCATTGGCGGTCTCGGCCACATTGCCATCAAGATGGCTGCCGCCATGGGCTGCCACGTTGTCGTTCTTTCCAGCAGCGAGTCTAAGCGCGAGGAGGCCATGAAGTATGGTGCCAAGGAGTTCCACGTTTTCCGCCAGGGCGAGAAGTTTGAGGGCAAGATGGAGCCCATCAACCACCTTCTCCTCTGTGGCAGTGCCCAGGTTGACTACGAGGC TCTCGTCCCTCTAATGGCCCCCAACAGCTCCATCTACCCCCTCACTGTCGACTTCAACCCTTCCAAGATCACCATGTTCTACGTCGCCCTCAAGGGTATCCGCATCCAGGGCTCAGTTGTTGTTTCTACTTCTGAGATGCGCAAGATGCTCAAGTTCTGCGCTCGGCACAAGATCACTCCCCAGATCGAGAAGTTCCCTCTCAACGAGACTGGCATGAGCGATGCCATGCGCAGACTGACTGAGGGCAATGTGCGATACCGTGCAGTTCTGGTTGCCCAGAACTAA
- a CDS encoding metallopeptidase family m24 domain-containing protein → MAAKTPSDERKVLNVQTSGKVAGSARANGTAKANAAEQSGDDSDDDPDQHVTEITVAAGEGGDAKKRKNKKRKNKKKKIIAQTEPPSILVSKLFPNNNYPKGEEVEYKDENLYRTTDEEKRHLDNLKSDFLSDYRQAAETHRQVRQWAQRNIKPGQTLTEIANGIEDSVRRLLGHDGLTEGDSLIAGMGFPTGLNIDEIAAHYSPNAGDKVVLQQNNVMKIDIGVHVNGRIVDSAFTMAFDPMYDNLLAAVKDATNTGVREAGIDVRLGELGGYIQEAMESYECEINGTTYPIKSIRNIGGHSILPYRIHGTKSIPAVKSDDMTKMEEGDIFAVETFGSTGNGWVYDHGDVSHYALRADAPKAELRLSSAKSLLNVIKKNFGTVPFCRRYLDRIGQEKYLLGLNTLVKSGIVEDYPPLLDKKGSYTAQYEHTILLRPTVKEVISRGDDY, encoded by the exons ATGGCTGCCAAAACTCCCTCTGATGAGCGCAAGGTGCTCAACG TGCAAACATCTGGAAAGGTGGCTGGTTCCGCTCGTGCTAATGGAACAGCTAAAGCAAACGCTGCCGAACAATCTGGTGATGACTCGGATGACGATCCAGACCAACATGTCACTGAAATCACAGTTGCTGCCGGTGAGGGCGGTGACGCTAAGAAGcgaaagaacaagaagagaaagaacaagaagaagaagattattGCGCAGACTGagcctccatccatccttgTGTCCAAACTATTCCCAAACAACAACTACCCCAAGGGCGAAGAGGTCGAATATAAAGACGAGAACCTCTATCGCACCACTGACGAAGAAAAGCGTCATTTAGACAACCTTAAGAGCGACTTCCTCTCTGATTATCGCCAGGCGGCCGAGACGCATCGTCAGGTCCGCCAGTGGGCACAGAGAAACATCAAGCCAGGCCAGACCCTCACTGAGATTGCCAACGGCATCGAAGATAGTGTGAGGCGTCTGCTTGGACACGATGGTTTGACTGAAGGCGACTCCCTTATTGCCGGCATGGGCTTCCCGACCGGGCTGaacattgatgagattgctGCTCACTATAGCCCAAATGCCGGTGACAAGGTCGTGCTTCAGCAGAATAATGTCATGAAAATTGACATTGGCGTCCATGTGAATGGTCGCATCGTCGATAGCGCCTTTACAATGGCGTTCGACCCCATGTATGACAACCTCCTCGCAGCCGTCAAGGACGCCACGAACACTGGTGTCCGCGAGGCAGGTATTGATGTCCGCCTTGGAGAACTCGGCGGATACATCCAAGAGGCCATGGAGAGCTATGAATGCGAGATCAACGGAACTACCTATCCGATCAAATCGATTCGCAACATAGGCGGCCATAGTATCTTACCATATCGCATCCACGGCACCAAAAGCATTCCCGCCGTAAAGTCGGACGACATGACCAAAATGGAAGAGGGTGACATCTTTGCCGTTGAAACTTTCGGCAGTACTGGCAACGGCTGGGTTTACGATCACGGCGACGTCTCGCACTATGCCCTTCGTGCAGATGCGCCAAAGGCAGAACTTCGTCTGTCTTCAGCCAAATCACTCTTGAATGTGATCAAGAAGAATTTCGGCACCGTTCCGTTTTGCCGCCGCTATTTAGATCGTATTGGGCAGGAGAAGTATCTCCTCGGG CTCAACACGCTTGTGAAATCTGGCATTGTTGAAGATTACCCTCCTTTGCTCGACAAGAAAGGGTCGTACACTGCCCAATACGAGCAT ACGATTTTGCTCAGACCTACCGTGAAGGAGGTCATTAGCCGTGGAGATGACTACTAA
- a CDS encoding fungal zn(2)-Cys(6) binuclear cluster domain-containing protein has product MSNSTSPALFANTILVSRDAGQAPTVQTIGVMGQARKKRPHNKSRRGCVACKRRRVKCDERVPCSSCVKRNISCLPPFHQHVVAPSLSIPSAHFQMDMDPQISLLHLELFHHWDKETRSTLTFPQIWPVVMQRAFNEDFIMSAILCVAAMHLTTLCPQSTKYSHASIQLMAKTVQHFRKNLSRPFTRDNCEALMGTALLINYISWFDLGFLDGEKGIDSEARLDLAQDQLFLLSPGIVQVWFQAMPVFIDEGSVFTQMINQNPRLTIEEALVRRGEDPARFVEPFMKIWDDPRYQTWGCTATETTFSAPCAAAIIGRS; this is encoded by the exons ATGTCTAATAGCACATCACCTGCCCTCTttgccaacaccatcctGGTATCTCGAGATGCGGGCCAAGCTCCAACAGTCCAGACCATCGGAGTCATGGGCCAGGCTCGCAAGAAGCGCCCCCATAACAAAAGCCGACGAGGGTGTGTCGCATGCAAACGACGGAGGGTCAAG TGTGATGAACGTGTCCCATGCTCCAGCTGTGTTAAGCGCAACATCAGCTGCCTGCCACCGTTCCATCAACATGTTGTTGCCCCAAGTCTCTCTATACCTAGTGCCCATTTCCAGATGGACATGGATCCTCAAATAAGCCTCTTGCATCTCGAGCTATTCCACCACTGGGATAAAGAGACTAGATCAACGCTCACGTTTCCCCAAATCTGGCCCGTTGTCATGCAGCGGGCTTTTAAC GAGGACTTTATCATGTCCGCCATCTTATGCGTTGCCGCTATGCATCTCACGACCCTTTGCCCGCAGAGCACAAAGTACTCGCATGCGTCAATACAGCTAATGGCCAAGACAGTTCAGCACTTTCGGAAAAATCTATCGCGCCCTTTCACCAGAGATAACTGCGAAGCACTAATGGGGACAGCCCTTCTCATCAACTACATATCATGGTTTGACCTTGGCTTTCTAGACGGAGAAAAGGGTATCGACTCCGAAGCGAGGCTGGATCTTGCCCAGGATCAACTGTTTCTTCTTAGCCCAGGTATCGTCCAGGTGTGGTTTCAGGCCATGCCTGTCTTCATCGATGAGGGAAGCGTCTTTACTCAAATGATAAACCAGAATCCAAGGCTCACCATTGAAGAGGCCTTGGTCAGACGAGGTGAGGATCCAGCACGCTTTGTAGAGCCGTTTATGAAAATCTGGGACGATCCGCGCTATCAGACCTGGGGCTGCACAGCTACTGAGACAACC TTCTCTGCCCCGTGTGCCGCTGCCATCATCGGAAGGTCGTGA
- a CDS encoding zinc-binding dehydrogenase domain-containing protein produces the protein MKAVVFDGPRSVSIQDRPVPQIQDDEDIIVKVSATALCGSELHVYRGHQPSTTGFIMGHEFTGTVRRLPHHETSAAISKAPPSISDEALILMADIFPTGFFGVKSALSLAPPTLNIQESTLVVIGCGPVGLCAIVAAAEQKPKHLFAIDGVDSRLEQARQLGAEPLNFLSDKAGMMARILEATGGRGADLVVEVVGLSPALRTAFDIVRPFGVISSIGVHNAEIPWSGSEAYGKNIRLQMGRCPVRSIFSEALVLLEKKQHLLGFMFENIMPLNEAVQGYTLFDEMKVQKVVFKP, from the exons ATGAAGGCCGTCGTCTTCGATGGACCCCGCAGCGTCTCCATCCAAGACCGACCGGTGCCTCAGA TccaggacgatgaagacatcATTGTCAAAGTGAGCGCAACTGCTCTCTGTGGCTC CGAATTACATGTGTACCGTGGCCATCAACCCTCTACGACGGGCTTCATCATGGGACACGAATTCACGGGAACTGTC CGCCGTTTACCGCATCATG AAACATCAGCGGCAA TCTCCAAAGCACCACCATCCATTTCAGATGAGGCTTTAATTCTCATGGCTGATATCTTCCCCACTGGTTTCTTTGGAGTCAAATCCGCACTCAGCCTTGCGCCTCCCACTCTCAATATCCAGGAATCTACTCTGGTGGTGATTGGATGTGGCCCCGTTGGCTTGTGTGCAATTGTTGCAGCGGCAGAGCAGAAACCCAAGCATCTATTTGCCATTGACGGCGTAGATAGCAGACTTGAACAGGCAAGACAACTTGGTGCCGAACCTCTAAACTTCCTCAGCGATAAGGCGGGTatgatggcgagaatctTAGAAGCAacaggaggaagaggtgcCGACTTGGTCGTTGAAGTTGTCGGACTGTCGCCAGCATTGAGGACTGCTTTTGACATTGTCAGGCCTTTCGGTGTGATTAGCAGCATCGGTGTTCACAACGCAGAG ATTCCATGGTCTGGAAGTGAGGCATACGG AAAGAACATCCGCCTGCAAATGGGTAGATGCCCTGTTCGGAGCATCTTTTCCGAAGCTCTTGTCctgcttgagaagaagcagcatctgcttgg TTTCATGTTTGAAAATATCATGCCACTCAACGAGGCTGTTCAAGGATATACTCtgtttgatgagatgaaggtACAAAAGGTTGTCTTTAAGCCATAG
- a CDS encoding NAD dependent epimerase/dehydratase family domain-containing protein, whose translation MSSVPPGGLILVTGASGYIGSVTVQVFLQRGYRVRGTVRSVASNAWMKEYFGPKFELIEVPDLNAPGAFDKAIEGVDGVAHIAMNMDMNPQNHAIIENTIKSNLQLLRAAAKESSVKSVVITSSLAACALPTTGTPYKIGPTTWNTAAIEQTVNPWNGESNPRWHGIVLYGASKARGEQEAFAWMREHKPAFSFNTVVPNVNFGTAISPENMSYRSTSAVIDAAVKGYPAAPSILPPQWYVDVEDTALLHLGALTLDDVHGERLLAFAGKYSWTQILEIIHRRYPDKVKLKSVDEPVVDAGEVDNERSIEVLKKMGKEEGFTSLEDTLVKALDTILANQSKSVPKTRIDLYYDSLGDK comes from the coding sequence ATGTCTTCAGTTCCACCGGGAGGCCTAATTCTCGTTACCGGGGCTAGCGGCTACATTGGGAGCGTCACTGTCCAAGTTTTCTTGCAACGCGGCTACCGTGTTCGTGGCACTGTCCGCTCCGTTGCCTCGAATGCCTGGATGAAGGAGTATTTCGGTCCCAAGTTCGAACTTATTGAGGTGCCTGATCTTAATGCCCCCGGCGCTTTCGACAAGGCAATTGAAGGTGTGGATGGCGTTGCACATATCGCTATGAACATGGATATGAACCCGCAAAACCACGCCATCATCGAAAACACGATCAAATCCAATTTGCAACTTCTAAGGGCCGCTGCCAAAGAGTCCAGTGTCAAAAGTGTGGTGATAACATCGTCTCTGGCTGCGTGCGCCCTCCCCACAACCGGCACTCCTTATAAGATTGGCCCAACTACCTGGAATACTGCAGCCATTGAGCAAACGGTCAATCCGTGGAATGGTGAAAGCAACCCCCGCTGGCACGGAATTGTCCTCTATGGAGCTTCTAAGGCCCGCGGTGAGCAAGAGGCATTTGCTTGGATGCGCGAACATAAGCCTGCTTTCTCCTTCAACACAGTCGTGCCGAATGTGAACTTTGGCACCGCCATATCCCCTGAGAACATGAGCTATCGCAGTACTTCGGCAGTGATTGATGCTGCCGTTAAAGGCTATCCTGCCGCACCATCAATTCTACCCCCTCAGTGGTACGTTGACGTTGAGGATACGGCACTGCTGCACTTGGGCGCTTTAACACTCGATGATGTACATGGCGAACGTCTGCTGGCATTCGCAGGGAAATATTCGTGGACACAGATACTTGAGATCATTCATAGGCGGTATCCAGACAAGGTTAAGCTGAAGTCAGTTGACGAGCCAGTTGTGGACGCCGGCGAGGTGGATAATGAGCGCAGTATCGAagtgctgaagaagatgggcaagGAGGAAGGATTTACATCTTTAGAGGATACTCTCGTCAAGGCTTTGGATACAATTCTTGCAAATCAGTCAAAGAGTGTGCCTAAAACGAGGATAGATCTCTACTACGATTCTCTCGGGGATAAATGA
- a CDS encoding zinc-binding dehydrogenase domain-containing protein has product MSTDYKFEGWMGDDANSSKGNMVWREFLPKEWEETDVDIKVTHSGICGSDLHTLRSGWGATEYPCVVGHEIVGVAVRVGSKAEGDIKVGDIVGVGAQSLEQYCAGNVNTYNSRHRNNGKAYGGHALYHRAPSHFVVKIPNGVAPEFAAPLMCGGITVYSPLKFHGAGPGKKVGIVGVGGLGHFAVLFAKAFGVDEVVGISRRESKRADALSLGCDDYIATSDDKDWVKNNKERFDLIISTASSEDMPLNEYLALLKLNGTLVQVGAPENPVPLRPFALIAGRKNLTGSGIGSPGEIREMMQLAADKQIKPWVELRPMSDANQAMVDLDAGKPRFRYVLVNEW; this is encoded by the exons ATGTCGACCGACTACAAGTTCgagggatggatgggagatgatgccaattCCTCAAAGGGCAACATGGTTTGGAGAGAGTTTCTACCAAAGGAGTGGGAAGAGACTGATGTTGACATCAAAGTCACTCACTCTGGTATCTGTGGTTCAGACTTGCACACTCTACGATCAGGATGG GGCGCTACCGAGTACCCCTGCGTTGTTGGACACGAAATCGTCGGTGTTGCAGTCCGAGTAGGCTCCAAGGCTGAGGGTGATATCAAGGTTGGCGATATTGTTGGCGTTGGTGCCCAGA GCTTAGAGCAGTACTGCGCCGGCAACGTCAACACGTACAATTCCAGACATCGCAACAACGGCAAAGCGTATGGTGGCCACGCTTTGTATCACCGAGCTCCTTCTCACTTCGTCGTCAAGATCCCCAACGGCGTTGCCCCCGAGTTTGCTGCCCCTCTGATGTGCGGAGGCATCACCGTTTACTCGCCACTCAAGTTCCACGGCGCCGGTCCTGGCAAGAAGGTCGGAATTGTCGGTGTTGGTGGTCTTGGCCACTTTGCTGTGTTGTTTGCCAAGgcttttggtgttgatgaggttgtcgGAATCTccagaagagaaagcaagAGGGCGGATGCGCTCAGCTTGGGATGCGACGACTACATTGCGACGAGCGATGACAAGGATTGGGTTAAGAACAACAAGGAGCGCTTTGACCTTATCATCTCAACCGCTTCTTCTGAGGAT ATGCCTCTAAATGAGTACCTGGCActcctcaagctcaacgGAACGCTTGTGCAAGTTGGCGCTCCAGAGAACCCCGTCCCTCTCCGCCCTTTCGCCCTGATTGCCGGCCGCAAGAACCTCACCGGCTCAGGTATCGGCAGCCCGGGTGAGATTCGCGAAATGATGCAGCTCGCCGCTGACAAGCAAATTAAGCCATGGGTGGAACTACGACCTATGAGCGATGCCAACCAGGCTATGGTCGACTTGGATGCAGGCAAGCCTAGATTCCGATATGTCCTGGTGAATGAGTGGTGA
- a CDS encoding short chain dehydrogenase domain-containing protein translates to MAPLVFLVTGSTSGIGAALVDHILSRGDKVIATGRKVEERLGHLKSKSDNIALLELEVTAPIEEIKTKIETAWNIFGHIDVLMNNAGMSAMTTIEDASDAYVQNMFNVNLFGPVHLTQAILPFFRAQGKGCVAFTSSSSSWMALPTMSHYSMAKAGLSSFAEGLHKEVIGLGIRSVAFDCGGFITNLMQPREGAHASPTGAEPTDAYKPLLGSVIGMFSNDPMGLMPGSPARAASTMIDVIKGEGVAAGRPWASRVILGSDALDSAKNRREDELKLLKAWAPVSASTDERKYTPRDDLRKFTMVTGSEQL, encoded by the exons ATGGCCCCCCTTGTCTTCCTCGTCACTGGATCCACCTCCGGCATTGGTGCTGCCTTGGTTGATCACATTCTCTCTCGTGGAGACAAGGTCATTGCGACTGGCAGAAAGGTCGAGGAGCGACTTGGCCATCTCAAGTCTAAATCCGACAACATTGCCCTCTTGGAACTCGAGGTCACCGCCCCCATTGAAgagatcaagaccaagattgAGACGGCATGGAACATCTTTGGCCACATTGATGTCCTGATGAACAATGCTGGCATGTCAGCTATGACAACCATCGAAGACGCAAG TGATGCATACGTGCAGAACATGTTCAATGTCAACCTCTTTGGACCAGTTCACCTAACCCAGGCcatcttgcccttcttccgTGCTCAAGGCAAGGGTTGCGTCGCATTTACTTCTTCCAGCTCAAGCTGGATGGCTCTCCCGACAATGTCCCATTATTCGATGGCAAAGGCAGGTCTCAGCTCCTTTGCGGAAGGCCTTCACAAGGAGGTCATTGGCCTGGGCATTCGAAGTGTCGCATTCGACTGCGGTggcttcatcaccaacctcatGCAGCCTCGAGAGGGCGCTCACGCCAGCCCCACTGGTGCTGAACCCACCGACGCATATAAGCCTCTGCTAGGAAGCGTTATCGGCATGTTTTCCAACGACCCCATGGGTCTCATGCCAGGATCACCCGCCAGAGCTGCTTCTACCATGATTGACGTGATTAAGGGAGAGGGTGTTGCGGCTGGCCGACCATGGGCTTCTCGAGTCATCTTGGGCTCGGATGCACTCGATAGCGCTAAAAATCGACGGGAAGACGAACTTaagctgctcaaggcttGGGCGCCTGTGAGTGCGAGCACTGATGAGCGAAAGTACACGCCTAGAGATGACCTCCGAAAATTCACCATGGTTACTGGTTCAGAGCAGCTCTAA